In one Molothrus aeneus isolate 106 chromosome 8, BPBGC_Maene_1.0, whole genome shotgun sequence genomic region, the following are encoded:
- the PI4K2A gene encoding phosphatidylinositol 4-kinase type 2-alpha, translating into MDETSPLVSPERAQGPDYGLPGGAVRALPPAAPPPPSPPGSPGGRDRERQPLLERGARGPAAAQAQAQAQAAAAAAAAAAAAAQRERNDFPEDPEFADVVRRAELASERGIFPERISQGSSGSYFVKDPQGKIIGVFKPKNEEPYGQLNPKWTKWLQKLCCPCCFGRDCLVLNQGYLSEAGASLVDQKLELNIVPRTKVVYLASETFNYSAIDRVKSRGKRLALEKVPKVGQRFNRIGLPPKVGSFQLFVEGYKDADYWLRRFEAEPLPENTNRQLLLQFERLVVLDYIIRNTDRGNDNWLIKYDCPLDSAGVRDSDWVVVKEPIIKLAAIDNGLAFPLKHPDSWRAYPFYWAWLPQAKIPFSQEIKDLILPKISDPNFVKDLEEDLYELFKKDPGFDRGQFHKQIAVMRGQILNLTQALKDGKSPLHLVQMPPVIVETARSHQRSASESYTQSFQSRKPFFSWW; encoded by the exons aTGGACGAGACGAGCCCGCTGGTGTCGCCGGAGAGGGCTCAGGGCCCCGACTACGGGCTGCCGGGGGGAGCCGTGCGCGCCCTCCCGCCCGCTgcgcccccgccgccctcccCTCCCGGCTCCCCTGGTGGCCGCGACCGCGAGCGGCAGCCGCTGCTGGAGCGCGGGGcgcggggcccggcggcggcgcAGGCCCAGGCGCAGGCccaggcggcggcggcggcagcggcggcggcagcggcggctgcGCAGCGGGAGCGCAACGACTTCCCCGAGGATCCCGAGTTTGCCGACGTGGTGCGGCGGGCTGAGCTGGCCAGCGAGCGCGGCATCTTCCCCGAGCGCATCTCGCAGGGCTCCAGCGGCAGCTACTTCGTGAAGGACCCGCAGGGG AAAATCATTGGCGTCTTCAAGCCCAAGAATGAGGAGCCCTATGGGCAGCTGAACCCCAAGTGGACCAAGTGGCTGCAGAAGTTGTGCTGCCCATGCTGCTTTGGGAGAGACTGCCTTGTCCTGAACCAGGGCTACCTGTCAGAGGCAGGTGCCAGCCTGGTAGACCAGAAACTGGAACTCAACATTGTTCCCCGCACAAAG GTGGTGTATCTGGCCAGTGAGACCTTTAACTACAGTGCCATTGACAGGGTGAAGTCCCGAGGAAAGAGGCTGGCCCTGGAGAAGGTGCCGAAGGTTGGCCAGCGCTTCAACCGCATTGGCCTGCCACCCAAG GTGGGCTCCTTCCAGCTCTTTGTGGAAGGCTACAAGGATGCAGACTACTGGCTGCGGCGCTTTGAAGCCGAGCCGCTCCCGGAGAACACAAAtcggcagctgctgctgcagttcgAGCGGCTGGTGGTGCTGGACTACATCATCAGGAACACAG ATCGGGGCAATGACAACTGGCTCATCAAGTATGACTGTCCCCTGGACAGCGCGGGCGTGCGG GACAGCGACTGGGTGGTGGTGAAGGAGCCCATCATCAAGCTGGCTGCTATAGACAATGGTTTGGCCTTTCCCTTGAAACACCCGGACTCCTGGAGAGCAT ATCCGTTCTACTGGGCATGGCTGCCCCAGGCCAAAATCCCCTTTTCACAGGAGATCAAGGACCTGATTCTTCCCAAGATCTCAGACCCCAACTTTGTCAAGGACCTGGAGGAAGATCTATATGAGCTCTTCAAG AAAGACCCTGGCTTTGACAGGGGACAGTTTCACAAGCAGATTGCTGTCATGAGAGGCCAG ATCCTGAACCTGACTCAGGCGTTGAAGGATGGGAAGAGTCCACTGCACCTGGTTCAGATGCCGCCTGTGATTGTGGAAACAGCGCGCTCCCACCAGCGCTCCGCCAGTGAGTCCTACACGCAGAGCTTCCAGAGCCGGAAGCCTTTCTTCTCATGGTGGTAG